A single region of the Pyrodictium occultum genome encodes:
- the upp gene encoding uracil phosphoribosyltransferase, with amino-acid sequence MSRQERLHVVDNPALQGVLLELRDRRTPRHRFRELLETAGLLLGYEAGRLLQTRVEEVETPLGARAAGARVADEELVIVAVLRAAVPMALGAARLYPRAQLGFVAASRLEETGRMEGGRMIFDVDTPYWRLPRLTGRDVMIVDPMLATGSTLARIASRIAREEPRRIVAVTLIATRQGVERLLEAAPRAQVVAAAVDPELNEKGFIVPGLGDAGDRCFGE; translated from the coding sequence GTGTCCCGGCAGGAGAGGCTCCACGTGGTGGATAACCCGGCGCTCCAGGGGGTCCTGCTGGAGCTGCGGGACAGGAGGACCCCGAGGCACAGGTTCAGGGAGCTGCTGGAGACAGCCGGGCTGCTCCTGGGCTACGAGGCAGGCAGGCTCCTCCAGACCAGGGTCGAGGAGGTGGAGACCCCGCTCGGCGCCCGCGCCGCCGGCGCCAGGGTGGCGGACGAGGAGCTAGTCATAGTCGCGGTGCTCCGCGCCGCTGTGCCGATGGCCCTGGGAGCGGCCAGGCTCTACCCGAGGGCCCAGCTGGGCTTCGTGGCGGCCTCGAGGCTGGAGGAGACAGGCAGGATGGAGGGCGGCAGAATGATATTCGACGTGGACACCCCCTACTGGCGGCTGCCGAGGCTCACGGGCCGGGACGTGATGATCGTAGACCCCATGCTGGCCACGGGGAGCACCCTGGCGCGCATAGCCTCGAGGATAGCCAGGGAGGAGCCGCGCCGGATAGTAGCGGTCACCCTCATAGCCACGAGGCAGGGCGTGGAGAGGCTCCTCGAGGCCGCGCCCAGAGCCCAGGTGGTGGCCGCAGCGGTGGACCCGGAGCTGAACGAGAAGGGGTTCATCGTGCCGGGGCTGGGCGACGCGGGGGACCGGT